From the genome of Vicia villosa cultivar HV-30 ecotype Madison, WI linkage group LG2, Vvil1.0, whole genome shotgun sequence, one region includes:
- the LOC131653545 gene encoding protein SUPPRESSOR OF K(+) TRANSPORT GROWTH DEFECT 1-like isoform X2 encodes MYSNFKEQAIEYVKQAVHEDNAGNYAKAFPLYMNALEYFKTHLKYEKNPKIREAITQKFTEYLRRAEEIRAVLDDGGPGPASNGDAAVATRPKSKGKDGGGKDGDGGGDGEDPEQAKLRAGLNSAIIREKPNVKWNDVAGLESAKQALQEAVILPVKFPQFFTGKRRPWRAFLLYGPPGTGKSYLAKAVATEADSTFFRSCFKVDG; translated from the exons ATGTATAGCAATTTCAAGGAACAGGCGATAGAGTACGTGAAACAAGCCGTTCACGAAGACAATGCCGGAAACTACGCGAAAGCGTTTCCTTTATACATGAACGCTTTGGAGTATTTCAAGACTCATTTGAAGTACGAGAAGAACCCTAAAATCAGAGAAGCTATTACGCAGAAATTCACCGAGTATTTGCGTCGTGCTGAGGAGATCAGGGCTGTGCTTGATGACGGTGGGCCTGGTCCAGCTTCTAATGGCGATGCTGCTGTTGCTACGAGGCCCAAGAGTAAGGGTAAGGATGGTGGTGGGAAAGATGGTGATGGTGGAGGGGATGGTGAGGATCCGGAGCAGGCGAAGCTTAGGGCGGGGTTGAATTCCGCGATTATTAGGGAGAAGCCGAATGTGAAGTGGAATGATGTTGCTGGGTTGGAGAGTGCTAAACAGGCTTTGCAGGAAGCTGTTATCTTGCCTGTGAAGTTTCCGCAATTCTTTACTG GTAAAAGACGACCATGGAGAGCATTTTTGTTGTATGGACCTCCTGGAACTGGTAAATCATATTTAGCCAAGGCAGTTGCAACTGAGGCTGATTCAACATTTTTCAG ATCTTGTTTCAAAGTGGATGGGTGA
- the LOC131653545 gene encoding protein SUPPRESSOR OF K(+) TRANSPORT GROWTH DEFECT 1-like isoform X1 — protein MYSNFKEQAIEYVKQAVHEDNAGNYAKAFPLYMNALEYFKTHLKYEKNPKIREAITQKFTEYLRRAEEIRAVLDDGGPGPASNGDAAVATRPKSKGKDGGGKDGDGGGDGEDPEQAKLRAGLNSAIIREKPNVKWNDVAGLESAKQALQEAVILPVKFPQFFTGKRRPWRAFLLYGPPGTGKSYLAKAVATEADSTFFSISSSDLVSKWMGESEKLVSNLFQMARESAPSIIFIDEIDSLCGQRGEGNESEASRRIKTELLVQMQGVGNNDQKVLVLAATNTPYALDQAIRRRFDKRIYIPLPELKARQHMFKVHLGDTPHNLTESDFEYLGSRTGGFSGSDIAVCVKDVLFEPVRKTQDAMFFFKSPEGMWIPCGPKQQGAVQTTMQDLATQGLASKILPPPITRTDFEKVLARQRPTVSKSDLEVHERFTKEFGEEG, from the exons ATGTATAGCAATTTCAAGGAACAGGCGATAGAGTACGTGAAACAAGCCGTTCACGAAGACAATGCCGGAAACTACGCGAAAGCGTTTCCTTTATACATGAACGCTTTGGAGTATTTCAAGACTCATTTGAAGTACGAGAAGAACCCTAAAATCAGAGAAGCTATTACGCAGAAATTCACCGAGTATTTGCGTCGTGCTGAGGAGATCAGGGCTGTGCTTGATGACGGTGGGCCTGGTCCAGCTTCTAATGGCGATGCTGCTGTTGCTACGAGGCCCAAGAGTAAGGGTAAGGATGGTGGTGGGAAAGATGGTGATGGTGGAGGGGATGGTGAGGATCCGGAGCAGGCGAAGCTTAGGGCGGGGTTGAATTCCGCGATTATTAGGGAGAAGCCGAATGTGAAGTGGAATGATGTTGCTGGGTTGGAGAGTGCTAAACAGGCTTTGCAGGAAGCTGTTATCTTGCCTGTGAAGTTTCCGCAATTCTTTACTG GTAAAAGACGACCATGGAGAGCATTTTTGTTGTATGGACCTCCTGGAACTGGTAAATCATATTTAGCCAAGGCAGTTGCAACTGAGGCTGATTCAACATTTTTCAG TATTTCTTCATCAGATCTTGTTTCAAAGTGGATGGGTGAAAGTGAAAAATTGGTTTCGAACCTTTTTCAAATGGCCCGAGAAAGTGCCCCCTCTATCATATTTATTGATGAAATAGATTCCCTATGTGGCCAGCGTGGAGAAGGCAATGAGAGTGAAGCTTCAAGACGAATCAAAACAGAACTTCTGGTGCAGATGCAG GGTGTAGGAAACAATGATCAGAAAGTTCTTGTTCTTGCAGCAACAAATACACCTTATGCTTTAGACCAG GCAATAAGGCGTCGTTTTGATAAGCGTATATATATTCCACTACCAGAATTGAAGGCTCGCCAACACATGTTCAAG GTGCATCTTGGAGATACTCCTCATAATTTGACTGAAAGTGATTTTGAATATTTGGGTAGCAGGACAGGGGGGTTTTCAGGTTCAGATATAGCTGTCTGT GTGAAGGATGTTTTATTTGAACCCGTTCGCAAAACCCAAGATGCTATGTTCTTCTTTAAGAGCCCTGAGGGTATGTGGATCCCATGTGGACCAAAGCAACAGGGCGCAGTTCAAACTACAATGCAGGATCTTGCCACACAAGGACTTGCTTCTAAG ATTCTTCCACCTCCTATCACGAGAACTGATTTTGAAAAGGTTTTGGCAAGACAAAGGCCTACAGTAAGCAAAAGTGACCTTGAGGTTCATGAGAGATTCACAAAGGAGTTTGGAGAAGAAGGTTAA
- the LOC131647908 gene encoding pentatricopeptide repeat-containing protein At2g27610-like — MKLNSSLRTLTYISTNPILRLRHYSVLRDPHIALHLFDETPQRLTTLKQHNQLLFTYSRNNQPKEAFHLFLSLLRSSLPPDESTFSCVFKLCGGSFDGTMGRQVHCQCVKFGLVCHVSVGTSLVDMYMKTESVDDGRRVFDEMGERNVVSWTSLLAGYSLNGLYDYVWELFCQMQFEGFLPNRYTVSTVIAALANHGVVDVGLQIHAMVVKHGFEGAVPVCNSLIIMYSRSGLLSDARNVFDRMENRDWVSWNSMIAGHVTNGQHLEVFETFKNMQLAGVKPTYMTFASVIKSCASLRELLLVRLMQCKALKSGFTEHQSVVTALMVALSKCKEMDDAFSLFSLMDEVKNVVSWTAMISGYLQNGGTDQAVNLFSQMRREGVKPNHFTYSAILTVQHAVFVSEMHAEVIKTNYEKSSSVGTALLDAYVKIGNINDAVKVFEKIEAKDLMAWSAMLAGYAQTGETEEAAKIFRQLIKEGIQPNEFTFSSIINACAAPTAASEQGKQFHAFAIKMRLNNGICVCSSLVTMYAKRGNINSAHEVFKRQKERDLVSWNSMISGYAQHGQAKKALEVFDAMQKRNMEVDDVTFIGVITACTHAGLVEKGQNYFNSMINDHHISPTMKHYSCIIDLYSRAGMLEKAMDIINEMPFPPGATVWRTLLGAARVHRNIELGELAAEKLISLQPEDSAAYVLLSNMYAAAGNWQERTNVRKLMDKRKVKKEPGYSWIEVKNKTYSFLAGDSTHPLSNQIYSKLSELSIRLKDAGYQPDTNLVFHDIEDEQKETILSQHSEKLAIAFGLIATHPEIPIQIVKNLRVCGDCHNFIKLVSLIEQRYIVVRDSNRFHHFKDGSCSCGDYW, encoded by the coding sequence ATGAAACTCAACTCATCTTTGAGAACACTCACTTACATTTCAACAAACCCAATTCTCAGACTTAGACATTACTCTGTTTTACGTGATCCTCACATTGCACTACACCTGTTCGACGAAACTCCTCAGAGACTAACAACTCTCAAACAACATAACCAATTACTCTTCACTTACTCACGCAATAACCAACCCAAAGAAGCATTCCACTTATTTCTATCCCTTCTTCGGTCTTCTTTACCTCCTGATGAATCAACATTCTCATGTGTTTTCAAACTTTGTGGTGGTTCCTTTGATGGGACAATGGGTAGACAAGTTCATTGTCAATGTGTTAAATTTGGACTTGTGTGTCATGTTAGTGTAGGAACTTCACTTGTTGATATGTATATGAAAACTGAGTCTGTTGATGATGGGAGAAGAGTTTTTGATGAAATGGGTGAGAGAAATGTCGTGTCTTGGACTTCCTTGCTCGCGGGTTATTCGTTGAACGGACTTTATGATTATGTATGGGAGTTGTTTTGTCAGATGCAGTTTGAGGGTTTTTTGCCTAATCGGTATACTGTGTCTACTGTGATTGCAGCTTTGGCTAATCATGGTGTTGTTGATGTAGGATTGCAGATTCATGCCATGGTTGTGAAACATGGTTTTGAGGGAGCGGTACCTGTTTGCAATTCTCTGATTATTATGTATTCTAGGTCAGGGTTGTTAAGTGATGCTAGAAATGTTTTCGATAGAATGGAGAACAGGGATTGGGTTTCTTGGAATAGCATGATTGCAGGACATGTGACAAATGGACAGCATTTGGAGGTTTTTGAAACTTTTAAGAACATGCAACTTGCAGGGGTGAAACCTACTTACATGACATTTGCTAGTGTTATTAAGTCATGTGCTAGCCTTAGAGAATTGTTGTTAGTAAGATTGATGCAGTGTAAAGCTTTGAAAAGTGGTTTTACCGAACACCAAAGTGTCGTAACTGCACTCATGGTAGCATTGAGTAAGTGCAAGGAAATGGACGATGCGTTTAGTCTATTCTCGTTGATGGATGAAGTTAAAAATGTGGTGTCATGGACTGCTATGATCAGTGGCTACTTGCAGAATGGTGGCACTGACCAGGCTGTGAATTTGTTTTCTCAGATGAGGAGGGAAGGTGTAAAACCGAATCATTTCACATATTCTGCCATCCTTACTGTGCAGCATGCTGTTTTTGTTTCCGAAATGCATGCCGAAGTTATCAAAACTAATTATGAAAAGTCATCATCAGTAGGAACCGCACTTTTAGATGCGTATGTTAAGATAGGAAATATTAATGATGCTGTTAAAGTTTTCGAGAAAATTGAAGCGAAGGACTTAATGGCATGGTCGGCAATGCTAGCAGGATATGCACAAACAGGAGAAACTGAAGAAGCTGCTAAAATCTTCCGCCAATTGATAAAAGAAGGGATTCAACCAAATGAGTTTACATTTTCCAGCATCATAAATGCCTGTGCTGCTCCTACCGCGGCATCAGAACAAGGAAAACAGTTTCATGCATTTGCAATTAAAATGAGATTGAATAATGGTATATGTGTTTGTAGTTCTCTTGTTACCATGTATGCAAAGAGAGGCAATATCAATAGTGcacatgaagttttcaaaaggcAGAAGGAGAGGGACTTGGTTTCTTGGAACTCAATGATCTCCGGATATGCACAGCATGGCCAGGCCAAGAAAGCTTTAGAGGTATTTGATGCGATGCAAAAACGAAACATGGAAGTGGATGATGTAACATTCATTGGAGTCATTACTGCTTGCACTCATGCTGGCCTAGTGGAAAAAGGTCAAAATTACTTCAATTCAATGATCAATGATCATCACATTAGTCCAACAATGAAGCACTACTCCTGCATAATTGATCTATATAGCCGTGCAGGGATGCTTGAAAAAGCCATGGATATTATAAATGAGATGCCATTTCCGCCTGGTGCAACTGTGTGGCGCACTCTCCTGGGAGCCGCTCGAGTACACCGCAACATAGAGCTCGGAGAACTTGCTGCTGAGAAACTTATTTCTCTTCAGCCAGAAGACTCGGCTGCATATGTCCTATTATCCAATATGTATGCTGCAGCAGGAAACTGGCAAGAGAGAACCAATGTGAGAAAACTAATGGACAAGAGAAAAGTGAAAAAAGAACCAGGGTATAGTTGGATCGAGGTTAAAAACAAGACATACTCATTCTTGGCTGGTGATTCGACACACCCTTTGTCGAACCAAATTTACTCAAAACTTTCAGAGTTAAGTATCAGGTTGAAAGACGCGGGTTATCAACCTGATACAAACCTTGTATTTCATGATATTGAAGATGAACAGAAAGAAACTATTCTTTCTCAGCACAGTGAAAAGCTAGCAATTGCTTTTGGTTTAATAGCTACACATCCTGAAATTCCCATCCAAATTGTGAAAAATCTAAGGGTATGTGGAGATTGTCATAACTTTATCAAGTTAGTGTCACTCATTGAACAGAGATATATTGTTGTCAGAGATTCAAATCGGTTTCATCACTTTAAAGATGGATCGTGCTCATGTGGGGACTATTGGTGA